ACCAAAACCTTGTACGGTTGGGCGCGCAAATATTTGAAAGGTTGCTCCGTTTATATTGGCTAAATCGGCATTGAACGATTTAATAATTTCATTAATATCCTGAATATTGCCACGTTCTTTAATTGGTTTTAAGTTGATGTAACCAACGGCAAAAGATGAACTTGCTGTTGCATCAATGGTATTGTACCCCGAAATGTTTGTCATTCCTGCAATTTCTGGACGTAATTTTAAAATACTATCTGCTTGTTCTAAAATTACTTTGGTACGTGCTAACGATGCACCTGGAGGCATAGTCATCGAGTACGTTAAAAAGCTATCATCTTCTGTTGGAATAAAACTTGAAGGCGTTTTTGTCATGGTAAAAATACCTGCCAATGTAATGATGATTAATAAACCTAAGCTAAGCTTTTTATTTACTATGAATTCGTTAACAATAGCTCCGTATTTGTTGGTTAGTTTGTCAAACCAAATATTAAACTTTTCAAAAAATCTATTTTTTCTTGATTGTGGTTTATTTGTTTCAGCCGGACTGTGTGTTTGTTGCTTTAATAGTAAAGCACATAAGGCAGGGGTTAAGGTTAAGGCACATACCGCCGAAATTAAAATTGCAATAGCTAATGTATAAGCAAATTGTTTGTAAAAAATTCCGTTTGGTCCCTCCATAAATCCTACAGGTAAAAACACGGCAGCCATAACCATTGTGATAGAAAAGATGGCTTTTGTAATCTCGTCCATGGTAGCAAAAGTTGCTTCTTTTGCTTTCATACCTGTTGCATGCATTTTTTCGTGAATGGCTTCTACCACAACAATGGCATCGTCTACCACAATACCAATAGCTAAAACCAAGGCAAACATGGTTAAAATGTTTATAGAAAATCCTAAAAGGTAAATAAAGAATAAAGTACCTAATAACGAAATAGGAATGGTAACTACGGGAATAATGGTTGATCTGAAATCTTGTAAAAACAGATAGACAATAATGAATACTAATAAAAAGGCTTCGTAAATGGTAGTTTTAACTTGGTTAATAGATTCGTCAATTTGATCTTTAACCGAATAGGTAATTTCATATTTAATACCATCAGGAAATGATTTAGAAACTTTTTCTAAAACTTCACGTGCCTCAATATCAATATCACGGGCATTAGAACCTGCTGTTTGCGTAATATTTAAAGTTAAACCCGGAAAGCCGTTTACGCTGTTATCACTACCAACGTTAGATGCACCAAATTCAACACGAGCTACATCTTTTAAAAATAAAACAGATCCGTCTTCGTTAGTTTTTACTACTACGTTTTCGTATTCTTCGGGCAAGCTAAAACGCCCGTTGTGACGTAAAGTTGTTTCAAAAACTTCTTCAGATGCTTCACCAAATTTACCAGGAGCAATTTCAAAGTTCTGATCGCGAATGGCTTTAATTAAATCTTGAGGCGTTAAGTTGTAAGCTGCTAATTTTTCTGGATTAATCCAGGTACGCATTGAATAATCACGAGCACCTACACGGCTAACTGCAGCAACACCTGGAACACGTAAAAGTTCTCGGTTAATGTTAATTTGAGAATACGCTTGTAAAAAGGTTTCGTCGTAAATACCTTGCTCATGGTCTGAAAAGATATTAATGGTCATAATATTACCACTTTGACGTGGAGTTACAGAAATACCAGCTTCAATAACTTCGGCAGGAATTTGTGATGACGCTTTAGATACACGAGTTTGTACGTTTACTGCAGCTTGATCTGGATTGGTTCCTGCTTCAAAATATACATTAATTGTACCTGCACCGCTATTACTTGCGCGTGAAGAAATGTAGGTCATTTTATCTACACCATTAATAGCTTCTTCTACCGGTAATAATACCGATTGAGCTACGGTTTCGGCACTGGCTCCGGGATAGGATAAAGCAACCGAAACGCTTGGTGGAGCAATTTCTGGAAAACGGGTAATAGGTAATTTAAAAAGCCCGATTAAACCTAACATGATAAACATAACAGAAATCACGATAGCCAAAATAGGACGACTTATGATAGATTTTAGCATAGTATTTTTTCTTGATTAAAAATTCGGAGCGCGAATTTTATAAAATAGGATTTACAATCGTTTCTTTATTAAACTTATTAAAACCTGTTAGAATGATAACGTCATCAATAGCTAATCCGTCTACAACAATATATTTTTTATTAGCCGTACCATCAACTTTAATTTCTTGAAGTTTTACGGTGTTGTCTTTGTTTAGTAAGTAAACAAAAATTTTGTCTTGAATAGTTGTTGTTGCTTCTTGCGGAACTAAAATTACGCCGTTTTTAGATTCTCTTAATTTTATGGTTCCGGTGTTTCCAGAACGCATAATATCTTGCGAATTCGGGAAAGTTGCTCGTAAAGAAATAGATCCGGTACTTCGGTCAACCTGACCGTTTACAGCATCAACAATACCAGATTTGTTGTATTCTTTACCATCGGCCAAAATTAATTTAGCTTCAGGAATAATACTTCCTAACGAATTTTTAATAGAATCGTTAGCATTGTTTTTTGTAAAATATAAATAATCAGATTCACTCATGCTGAAATAAACATAAACATCACTAACGTCTGTTAAAACGGTTAACGGCACTTTATCACCTTTGGTATTTAAGTTACCCACACGTTTAGGAATACGACCAATATAGCCGCTAATAGGTGCTTTAATTAACGTAAAACCTAAGTTGATTTTTGCTGACGCAACTGCTGCTGAAGCACTTGCTAATGACGCTTTTGCAACTTCGTAATTTGCTATAGCCGATTGCAATTGCACAGGCGCGATTACTTCGTTATCAATTAAAGGTTGTAAACGGTCAATTTCTAATTGCGCATTTTTTAGTTTTGCTTTTTCAACGTTTTCGCTAGCAATAGAATTGTTTAATATTTCTTGGTACGGCAATGGATTAATTTTGAATAAGGCTTGGCCTTTTTCTACATAATCTCCTTCGTCTACATAAATTTCTTCTAAAATTCCTTCTGCAAACGATCTAATTTCTACGTTTAATTTACCTTCAATGGTACCAATATAATCTTTAACCACAAAGGCTGTAGTTGTATCAATTTTTAATGCAGGCAAAGCCAATGCTTTGTTTTTATCTTCGTCATTTTTAGAAGCACCAAAATTACAGCTCTTTAAAGAAAGAGATAATGCTGTAAAACCAAGAATGGTACAAATAATATAAACGGTGTTTTTTGTTGTAAGTTTCATAAACAATAAGAATATCTATATCATATAACGCAATTTAAATGCCAATTTAGATAATCTTTGTTGTTTTTTTGTTAATCAGCCTATTTATTGGGAGTTGGCTTGTTTGATTAAAGAAAAATGATAAGTTTTACGTGTAAACTTTATACATTTTATGTGTAAAAGAGGAAAAGGGGAATAAGGAAAAGAAAGAAGGAAAGTTACAAATACGCTTCGTCAATGTTCATATTATAAACATCGATGCTAAGCGATACGTTTTTAGCTGTTAAAAGCTTTAAAGTTTTGCTAGAAATGTTGTAGCTGTGATTCCACATGTTTGTATATCCTGTAACTTCAATGTACGTTTCGTACTTATCTGTTAAAGGCAACCATACATTATTATCTTTAGGTAAATTTTTAAAAAAAGTTCTAAACCAGCATCTAAATTATCTATTTTAGTAACCGATTTTAAAGACCATTTGCCTGTATCAGCAACTCTGATTTTTTTTGACGAACCAAGTTCTAAAACTTCGTTCGCATTCCACGCAAAAGTTGGTTCTATACCAAGAGCCGTTGTGATTTCATTTTTATTTAATGCATCACTAACAAAAGTTAGTGTAATTTC
This genomic window from Flavobacterium agricola contains:
- a CDS encoding efflux RND transporter permease subunit; this translates as MLKSIISRPILAIVISVMFIMLGLIGLFKLPITRFPEIAPPSVSVALSYPGASAETVAQSVLLPVEEAINGVDKMTYISSRASNSGAGTINVYFEAGTNPDQAAVNVQTRVSKASSQIPAEVIEAGISVTPRQSGNIMTINIFSDHEQGIYDETFLQAYSQININRELLRVPGVAAVSRVGARDYSMRTWINPEKLAAYNLTPQDLIKAIRDQNFEIAPGKFGEASEEVFETTLRHNGRFSLPEEYENVVVKTNEDGSVLFLKDVARVEFGASNVGSDNSVNGFPGLTLNITQTAGSNARDIDIEAREVLEKVSKSFPDGIKYEITYSVKDQIDESINQVKTTIYEAFLLVFIIVYLFLQDFRSTIIPVVTIPISLLGTLFFIYLLGFSINILTMFALVLAIGIVVDDAIVVVEAIHEKMHATGMKAKEATFATMDEITKAIFSITMVMAAVFLPVGFMEGPNGIFYKQFAYTLAIAILISAVCALTLTPALCALLLKQQTHSPAETNKPQSRKNRFFEKFNIWFDKLTNKYGAIVNEFIVNKKLSLGLLIIITLAGIFTMTKTPSSFIPTEDDSFLTYSMTMPPGASLARTKVILEQADSILKLRPEIAGMTNISGYNTIDATASSSFAVGYINLKPIKERGNIQDINEIIKSFNADLANINGATFQIFARPTVQGFGDFSGVEMVLQDRLGGKFDQFDEVATEFIEKLNQQPEIQNAFTSFNADFPQYMLDIDYVKAKSLGVDVKELMTTIRSYFGRVQAGDFSRFGRQYRVYMQADVDFRNDPESFKNIFVRNKNGEMLPANTLIKLRKVFGPETVNRYNLFNAIAVKITPADGYSTGDVIETIDRLSQELPGNYSYEYTGMTLEEKNQGNQAVVIFGLSIVFVFFLLAAQYESFMLPFAILLAVPTGLFGVYTTINFVGLQNNIYVQVGLIMLIGLLAKNAILIVEFALQKRHGGASIVEAAIEGAKMRLRPILMTSFAFVAGLIPLMWTVGPSAQGNHSISFSAAGGMIFGVFTGIFFIPLLFCIFQNFDETLKAKFKNN
- a CDS encoding efflux RND transporter periplasmic adaptor subunit, with translation MKLTTKNTVYIICTILGFTALSLSLKSCNFGASKNDEDKNKALALPALKIDTTTAFVVKDYIGTIEGKLNVEIRSFAEGILEEIYVDEGDYVEKGQALFKINPLPYQEILNNSIASENVEKAKLKNAQLEIDRLQPLIDNEVIAPVQLQSAIANYEVAKASLASASAAVASAKINLGFTLIKAPISGYIGRIPKRVGNLNTKGDKVPLTVLTDVSDVYVYFSMSESDYLYFTKNNANDSIKNSLGSIIPEAKLILADGKEYNKSGIVDAVNGQVDRSTGSISLRATFPNSQDIMRSGNTGTIKLRESKNGVILVPQEATTTIQDKIFVYLLNKDNTVKLQEIKVDGTANKKYIVVDGLAIDDVIILTGFNKFNKETIVNPIL